The genomic DNA CCCATCCAAGTGGGCATAGACAAAACACGGCTCGTTGCATGTCCTCGTAATATGTTGTTGGATGCTCCGTCGAAATGTCAAATAGTGGATTGTCCTTAAAGTTCTCCCACACCGCTGCTCTTGCACCTctgttgaaattgaaaatcacAAACAGATTGATCAGTTAGGATTATTTGCTCATCCGAGTCTGTTTTGCTATTAAAACATCAATGCATGAACCAAGACATGTGTATGCATATACTTGACTTGATTTTCAATCAGAATTTTAGAACTAACCAATTTTAGATCCTGAAAATCGAATACAGTTAACTCAATATGATTCATCAATTTCAATAATGACacaaaaatacaacaattaTATATGTAAATACATCAAAATCTCATTCTCCGTTGCCTTTTCGGCTTTCGGTAAAAGGATGCATGCCACCATTCTTATGCATACAATAATATGATAGTATAACAAAAGATTCATACTCAAACACCCTCATTTCATGTTGGACTGGAAAGACCTACCTTGCATAATAACCACCTTCAGGGTCATTTCCAACATCATAAAACAGTCCTCGGAAGTACACAAAAATTGACCTGGGAGTCTTATCAGGAATAAGGTGGGTATGCATTTTCTGTGGTGGAGCATATGGAGGAATGGTTATTGAGCCATCTTTCAAACACACATGATTCCTCTGTCCAAATGTTTGAACCAAAGTAGCACGCCGCAGCAGCGGAAGAATCCCTCTTTCGATTGCCTTCTCTTCCtggaaacaaaataataataaaataaaagtgcatGTTATATGATCTATGTTCAACATTGGAATTTCCAAAGTAGCACTAACAGTGATATGACCAataaatttgaaggaaaaaaactatTCTAGACTCATACTTGGTAGTGGAAACATGCCCCAAAGTCATGAGGAACCACAAAGAAATGATCGGCTCCCTCTGTTCGGTTCCAATAAGGCCAATTTGAAGAAATAAGTTGTATGGCACTTCTCATCATTCGAGGCGACTTAAAGGGTAAAGGGAGGCCATTTGGTGTCAAGTCACAGGTGGTGTATACAGGGGTATAAAACCAATCAGCTTCTTCAGGATTAAGGGTTCGGACAGCGCTAGATAAGAGAAATCGATGCATAAATATCTCAGCAGCAAACATATGGGTGAGGCATCTTGGGTCCTTTTGCAgaattttcttattatatttgcttggaagttcataaacaaaaaccTTCAACCTTCCAACCGGATCATCTTCCAATACATCACCAGCACTACCTACAATTTGTTCAACCACAACATGCTtagaatatttaataaaatgaaatatcagTTTAAAATAACTATACTCACACATAGAATTTGAAGAAATACATTAGACCATATTGTATCTGCAGAAATAGAATTTCTTCATGCAAGTCCTtctaaaatagaaaacaaaaaagctTATAAAAACCTCAAAATTCCAAGTGACCTAGGATGTGCACATTTGTTGTATGTACCAAATATCCTTGAGAATTCCTTAGAAATTACCAATCTATTAAAACTACCAAGCCTATAGACATAAGATTACCAAtaatacaccctccggtcactaatataagcaaaaatctactttttagatacattcaattaatgatatatgtgacatataataaagaccacatacatcattaattgaatgtatctaaaaagtggatttttgcttatattagtgaccggagggtgtatatcCTACCACGAGGGGGTGTGTTATGATACTGGCTCTAGGGAAATATCATGTAATAGCAGAAAATAGGAGGAAGTTTATTAGGTGTGTTTTACCATTATGTTCACCATTTCAGAGAGCGTGTGAAGCttctaaaacaattaatgaCGTAAAGTTGGAACATTTTAGAATCTTACTTTCAAGCTTTGCGATGTTTTGTGGGTGTACCCAGATAACGGCAAGACACTGAAAGtgtttgtgtatatatatgttCAGCTTGGTCAGATAAACAAGGGAAAGGGATTTATTAGGAGAGCTACACCTACCAATCCCTCTTATAACAAATCATTTCTTGAACTGGAAGAATTGTTAATTCTGGTCCAACATCAGGAACTGTATCAAGTAGTCTATCACTTCCTTTTGGTCTTAGTGTTTCCCTCAGTGTCTACTAAAGTTCAGGTCGCATACACATGAGCCGAGAGATAGAAAGTTACTTGTAGTTGTTGAAAGGTCAGTCTTTCATCAACTGCCCTTCTGCACTTGGTTTGTTTGCACATTATACTCCTTATGCACTTGGTCTTTGGTATGCTTTATGGCTTGTAAAGCATGGCAATTTTGATTTCTCTAAGATAGTACAAATATTAAGAGTCCTCATGGTTACTATCTTTGTATGCTTCCGATTCCAGAATTCCAGCAGAATCAAAGTTTACATTCAGGATTACTTAAATAACTTTCTTCAAGTATTGTATTCAATGACTTCGGATAACAACACTCGGGAAATGGTTCAACAAGAGGCACTGAGCTCAGTCCCTCTAGTCATAGATACGAAGGATAAATTTGTACTCAGGTAAATTTCAGTACCTCATCCTTGAAGACGAGGCTGTTCTTCAAGGGGCGGGTCATGTTAGGATACCGGATCTAGGCCCAAAATCAACAAATGGGTTAATTGGGAAGTTAGAGAGAACGTCAATATAGGGGGGAGAAGGAAAGAGGGGTCATGGAGTACTCTGGCAGTTAGTAACCACTGGGGTTGGGCAGAGAAATTTTGTCTCTTCTCTCAGTAGCATTTGCTCTGGATTTACATGGGTTCGTCTTCTGTAATATTTCCTTTTCTCAATCAATAATACAATTCCTTTTCTCTCTTAATTCACGATTCTATCAGTGTTGTCCTGTGCACATTGAGTGGGAGTAGGAACAATAAATTTCAATTGCTCATTGGAAATCAAGCACGACCCTATTTATAACCGCAAGGTTCAATTTTGATTGCATTATCTTTAAAGGTTCACTACCCATGCAATCATACATTTTCCAAACTCTTCAACTAGTTGCTGACACTGGACCCAGGGATGGACGTAAGCTTGGCGTTGTTGCAGTGGCTCAGGCACCGGCTAACACTTTTCCTAATTCTTAACAAAGTTACTAAGCCTGTGCAAAATGTGATTCACTTCTCCTCtttcaaaaaacatttattttgagGTAAAGTGGATTTAATTTCACCCTGAAAGTCTTGAAGTTTTGTTAAGAACTTGGAgagaaaaaatagtattttaccAGCAAGAGCTAATATACAAAGCCTACAAATGAATATCTGAACTGCATTTAAATAGCTCTTTCAATACGACAACATTAAAAACATGCACCGGTAATACCGCATATTTGCAGCATCTTAGTCACATAATTATGAATGTCTTATGTGAAATTTGATGTTTAAATATTAGTTGGGTGAACTTTAGGATTAATTAATAATTGGCCCCGCTATCATATATGTCTAGCTCCATCCCTGATTGGACCTAATCTAAGGAAATGTTCTAAAGcgaaaaccaacaaaaaaagttCTACGAAAATTGTAGTTATAGTATTGAACTATAAGGCATGGCACTTGAAAATTCAGATCTTAAGATTAATACAGATTCACAGAAGAACCAATCTTTTAATCATTGAAATTATAACATGCTAAGTTAAATAATAGCAGCAACAACTATGATAATCAACCTCAATCAAAAGCAGATCCTAATCAAACACATTCATAATAACCATAAATTAAAGACACAACATTGAAAACCATAACATGAAGCAATCAAATTCAAACCTACATGACACCTAAACATAAAGAAATTGATCACAATCAGAAAAATTCAAGACCTAGAGAAAAATAATCACATCAAActaacaaaatcaacaaaaagctACCTGAAATTCTTTCAGTAGGTTGATTCCTACGAAGCTCAACAGCATCAATTGTAAAGAGAAAAGTTGCACAAAGAAGCCCCAAAAAACCCAATTTCCAAATACCCATTTTTTAGTTCCTcaagaaaagaattaaattttttatgctGCTGCAAAAGTAGAAGTAAAGTGAGTAATATAAAGAAGTCAAATTTGGTCAAAGAAGAAGGTTAAGAGGTCACAAGAGAAAGTAGTTGTGAGAGATTTCTTAGGAATGGGATTTAGCAGAGAAGCAACAGAGACAGATAAGAAAGAGTGGATTTGCAATGAAGAAAGAAACAGAATTGAAAAATGGaagagtgaagaagaagatgaaggtggTGGTAATGTAAAACTGGATTTTGCTGGTTTagtttaatgttttgtttttgtcaaatttgATATCAAGTCTATTTCACACAACCATTTTTGCACCAACTGCTTGTCTGTTGGGGTTAAacttcaactttttgttttatttttttgttaaaaaaagtttagatgaaTTAAGCTTCGTTATTCAGATTAGTATAAACTTTAAGATTCAACGAATATTTATAAAGAtatatttaaactatttatcaTCAAGGATAAGAGTTGAACACACGACTTTGCAAATGAATCATCTATTTATCAATTAAAAGCACTTTCATtaacatcttttattttatctagTTGGTTAAATACGCTTTTACCTctttacaaaaatatcaaatttcaattttttttaatctttaaaaaaatctcCAACACTAAGTTTCAGCATTCttctaaattgaaatttgtttgactattcttaaattttttaattttttaatgattttatcgCAAACATGTTTAGATCATTAtccctttaaaaaataattagaacattatataaaaagaagttcaaaatttaatttttatgtcaAGATTTTCATTActtatatttttagagaaatgatatttgtacaaccactttttcacaactttttgacaactttctctctcatacttacattattctcttattctctctcttcctttttctctctccatttttttttaccaatgaaaagagagagaaaataagttgtcacaaaagttgtctcatatggttgttcaaataacactactcatatttttaaggcttaatacatgctttggtcccttaacttatttttgaatttcattttggtcctttaactttaaaccatctcaatttggtcccataactttgtCTTCGTTTACCTaatggtcccttctgttagttttttaacagaagggaccacttaggtaaacggaggcAAAGTTATGGGACTAAATTGAGatggtttaaagttaagggatcaaaatgaaattcaaaaataagctAAGGGACAAAatcatgtattaagcctttttttatataataattaagagGCAAATGATTTGTTATATAATATGTAACATATAACACTTCAGATTGAAAGGTTGTTCAGTTTCcaacaaatcaaaacatatgtttctattcaataaattaattttttttctcgaGTTATTAATCGTGTTGATATGTGTCCGCATCAAGTTCATCAAATGAAAATCCTCCTATTTTAAAGAGGAAAAGAAACCTCCCTAGAAATCCAGGCAAGCTTCTTATAATTCCATGGCttatctcttttttattttctttatctctaATTACTTATTCTTATCATaagtatattaaaatttcaaagctaATTAATTATCACAGTAAAAATAAAACCAGAAATAAGTTCAAAATTACAACatttattaacatttatttttgaatttcattttggtcccttaactttaaaccgtctcaatttggtcccataactttacctccgtttacctaagtggtcccttctgttagtttTGTAAAAAACTaaggtaaagttatgggaccaaattgagacggtttaaagttaagggactaaaatgaaattcaaaaataagttaagggaccaaagcatgtattaggcctatttttaactattagtattgtaaagaaataatatttaattcattacaaaCTAATAaaatctatctttttttttaaaaactttttacgATGTTCTAAACAAGAAAATTATTAATGGAAAATTGTATAGTGACGCAGATATGCCACTAAAATTGCATATGtagataaaatacattttttagcttgtacaaaaaaaaaatgcaatttttagcTAATAAAAGCGTCTTTAAAACGTCCATATGTTCTAGTTGAActgtcaaaattttaaaattgttacgTCGGACACAATGATAGAGTTTGAACTCTGACATCTCCACTTATattgtgagtttataatgattttgttgtttcatctatctttaaaacatttgaaatatattgactaaaattatttttttttatcaaaaatattgcATAAAATAGTATTTCCAATCACACTCATAAAATATAATACTGACAGTCTctgagcttagctcatttgataagggataatgcacaatataAGCAGgggctgaggttcgaacccacaccccacttattcatatTTAAAAGTGAACTTTTCTAATCACTAgacaatttgataaaaaaataataataatactgaCAATTATAAGAAGATaaagtccctaaaaaaaaattataagtcgATAAACGTGAAATAGGtcattccttcaaaaacaaGTGACATAGttcattgtaacaaaaaaaaggtttaaagaAATGAAAGGAATGATTATTAAGAACGAATCATGacgtttgtaaaaaaaaaacgaatcaTGACACAAAATACTGAAGTATAATGTGAAGTTTAAcgacaatttttttactttctctcttgtatgatcatggattttcttttttgagaagGCAATTATGGATTTTCATGATTGATTAGTTTCCAAATCTATTGGTACCACACAATAAAACTTTTCTAATAAAAACCATTCAATTTTAGTTAACTAAGTTTGGTTTAGTTGTAAGAATTCGATTTACATTCTAGAGCGTGGGTTTGAATTCTGATGTGAAAATTTTGTTGATAAATAAAGTTATCTACATTAGCGTTTAGTTCAAGAACCAACGGTAACCACTTGAAATCCAATAAATTCTAGAATTAGAAGAAGCACAGATGACAAGATCTGGTCAAGTGTTATCGATACAAAACATAATGAGATGATCAAAATTCCAACTTCCGTTATTATAAAAggactattacttttctcacTCTAGCATTTCCTCGCGCgccttatttttttcaattttacccctcGTCCAGATTTCATATTCCGGAAtttattgttagaattttgcagatattttcggattttaaaatccggaataatgttttaccataagttttgcaattttaagttttacaattcctaaaataaaatgcgaataaaataaataacagaaataaaaagacacaaacataaaacaactaattttattaatatatgaacaatacattacaataattttcaagcttttttaagcttattacataagatcctaaatctatttctaatatTCTATGAATctaattctaatctcctaagagcctaaCCACTGGTATGTGATGGGACATACCAGTAGTTTGCCTATTAGAGGAAAACCGAAGGAGGGGGGAAGAGGAGGGcgagaagaagaaaacaatgcccCTGAGGGAGATGGGGGATGCTCAAACTTACGCTCATACATGTCAagctaagaaccacactgacTCACATGACCTTCAGATGAACCACATTTCGTTGCAGTACGTTTCCATCCTCATTGAAcgttcatacaaaccctgaaagttttcaacgagacccttatctatgaaaggccaacgatggaaaaccatggttgtagaaggaagaagaggaggagagggtgggagaggatagtgtgagaaatggtggggtTTGGAAGGCTATTTATAGGGATGGGTGGGTCAAAAATGGTTGGGAGGCTATAAATGCAGTGAACAAATGCGTTTTACCACTTTTTTTTACCTGACCACCGACAAAAACGTGTGATGCTGACCACCGACCATGACTGATGCATTCCGGAATATAAAATCCGGAATGCACACCTGTTTTCTAGAATATATTTTCCGGATCAATGCGATAATGGTGGTGAACGAGAGAAAAGTTGGCACTTCCTGTAGGGCTAaggacattccggaatgtaaacTCCGGAAAGATTCAGAGTCATTATTGTGGGTTTGGACGGTTGCAACcactaacacgttttcattgactgtattaatgacctaggacttgttttaggctataaataggctttcatcttcaacaaataccttcattcttcaattcacctcttttcttccattttcttcaaatgttttttagtttttaggggtgtcgatggtgtcatggtcattgttgaccgttcataggaaccctgcaattgcaatgcattgcagtttgtgtggggttcatataacggtcaaTCGAaacccttgacatcaaagaaagacacagaaaattacataacatcTGGTCCGGATTTCTGTTTGCGGAAATAACTAACAATCTGGTCCGAATTATGTAATCCGGACCAGgggtattttaataaattttgcagGGCGCGCGAGGAGGCAgcagggtggaaaaagtaatagtcttatAAAAGTCATTCAACAAAAgatgatattcattcatatgAACACATGGAACCAAGTTACAAAGGCCATTGGTACCAAAGAGAAACTTCATAGTTCACCTGCCCATTCTAATCTTGAAATTTGATTTCACCACCTCCACAATCTTAGTAATAGCCTTCCAAACACAAGAGACGCCTGGAATCATGGTAGCATCTAAAATATGATCACGC from Medicago truncatula cultivar Jemalong A17 chromosome 8, MtrunA17r5.0-ANR, whole genome shotgun sequence includes the following:
- the LOC25501976 gene encoding probable beta-1,4-xylosyltransferase IRX10L, whose translation is MGIWKLGFLGLLCATFLFTIDAVELRRNQPTERISGSAGDVLEDDPVGRLKVFVYELPSKYNKKILQKDPRCLTHMFAAEIFMHRFLLSSAVRTLNPEEADWFYTPVYTTCDLTPNGLPLPFKSPRMMRSAIQLISSNWPYWNRTEGADHFFVVPHDFGACFHYQEEKAIERGILPLLRRATLVQTFGQRNHVCLKDGSITIPPYAPPQKMHTHLIPDKTPRSIFVYFRGLFYDVGNDPEGGYYARGARAAVWENFKDNPLFDISTEHPTTYYEDMQRAVFCLCPLGWAPWSPRLVEAVVFGCIPVIIADDIVLPFADAIPWEEIGVFVDEQDVPKLDTILTSIPPEVILRKQRLLANPSMKQAMLFPQPAQSGDAFHQVLNGLARKLPHDRSVFLKPGEKSLNWTAGPVGDLKPW